In uncultured Bacteroides sp., the following proteins share a genomic window:
- the rpsO gene encoding 30S ribosomal protein S15 — translation MYLDVAKKQEIFEKYGKSNTDTGSPESQIALFSYRISHLTEHLKLNRKDYTTERSLVILVSKRRRLLNYLKDVDIMRYREIIKTLGLRK, via the coding sequence ATGTATTTAGATGTAGCTAAAAAACAAGAAATCTTTGAAAAGTACGGAAAGTCTAACACTGATACTGGGTCACCTGAATCTCAGATAGCATTGTTCTCATACCGTATTTCTCACCTGACTGAGCATTTAAAGCTTAACAGAAAAGATTATACCACAGAGAGATCACTAGTTATTTTGGTATCAAAACGTCGTAGACTTTTGAACTACCTTAAGGATGTTGATATCATGAGATATCGTGAAATCATTAAGACTCTCGGACTTAGAAAGTAA
- the typA gene encoding translational GTPase TypA has product MQNIRNIAIIAHVDHGKTTLVDKMLLAGHLFRDNQTSGELILDNNDLERERGITILSKNVSINYKETKINIIDTPGHSDFGGEVERVLNMADGCVLLVDAFEGPMPQTRFVLQKALQIGLKPIVVINKVDKPNCRPEEVHEMVFDLMCSLDATEEQLDFPTIYGSAKNGWMSEDWEKPTEDIIPLLDCIVENIPAPETLEGTPQMLITSLDYSSFTGRIAVGRVHRGTLKENMAVSLVKRDGTVVKSKIKEVHVFEGLGRAKATEVNSGDICALIGIEGFDIGDSICDIENPEPLTPIAIDEPTMSMLFTINDSPFFGKDGKFVTSRHISDRLIKELDKNLALRVQNCETSDKWLVFGRGVLHLSVLIETMRREGYELQVGQPQVLYKEIDGRKCEPIEELTINVTEEYSSKIIDMVTRRKGEMTAMDNNGERINMTFDMPSRGIIGLRTNVLTASAGEAIMAHRFKEYQPFKGEIERRTNGSIVAMEAGTAFAYALDKLQDRGKFFIFPQEEVYAGQIVGEHCKDSDLVVNVTKSKKLTNTRASGTDDKARIITPIVFSLEEALEYIKEDEYVEITPKHMRMRKVILDENERKRSSRS; this is encoded by the coding sequence ATGCAAAATATTAGAAACATTGCAATTATTGCCCACGTAGACCATGGGAAAACAACATTAGTCGATAAAATGCTTTTAGCCGGACACTTGTTCCGCGACAATCAAACAAGTGGTGAATTAATCTTAGACAATAATGACCTTGAACGTGAACGAGGGATAACGATCCTTTCGAAGAACGTTTCTATCAATTATAAGGAGACTAAAATCAATATTATTGATACTCCGGGTCACTCCGACTTCGGTGGTGAAGTGGAGCGTGTTCTTAATATGGCCGATGGATGTGTACTTTTGGTCGACGCGTTTGAAGGCCCAATGCCTCAGACACGTTTTGTGCTTCAAAAAGCACTTCAGATTGGTTTGAAACCTATTGTTGTAATCAACAAGGTAGATAAGCCTAACTGTCGTCCGGAAGAAGTTCATGAAATGGTATTCGATTTAATGTGTAGTCTTGATGCTACAGAAGAGCAATTAGACTTCCCAACCATTTACGGATCTGCAAAGAACGGATGGATGAGCGAAGACTGGGAAAAGCCTACCGAAGATATCATTCCTTTATTGGATTGCATTGTAGAAAATATCCCAGCTCCTGAGACATTAGAAGGAACTCCTCAGATGTTAATCACATCATTGGACTATTCTTCTTTTACAGGACGTATTGCCGTAGGTCGTGTTCACCGTGGTACATTGAAAGAAAACATGGCTGTTTCTTTGGTAAAAAGAGATGGAACTGTTGTAAAATCAAAGATCAAGGAAGTTCATGTATTTGAAGGACTGGGACGTGCTAAAGCAACAGAAGTTAATTCCGGTGATATTTGTGCATTAATAGGTATAGAAGGATTTGATATTGGTGATTCAATATGTGATATAGAGAATCCGGAACCATTAACTCCGATTGCTATTGACGAGCCAACTATGAGTATGCTCTTCACTATCAACGACTCTCCTTTCTTTGGAAAAGATGGTAAATTTGTGACTTCACGCCACATTAGTGACCGTCTTATAAAAGAATTAGATAAAAATCTTGCTCTTCGCGTTCAAAATTGTGAGACTTCTGATAAATGGTTAGTATTTGGTCGTGGTGTACTTCACTTGTCTGTACTTATTGAGACAATGCGCCGTGAAGGATACGAACTTCAGGTAGGACAACCACAGGTTCTCTATAAAGAAATAGACGGAAGAAAATGTGAACCTATTGAAGAACTTACCATCAATGTAACTGAAGAATATTCAAGCAAAATCATTGATATGGTTACCCGCAGAAAAGGAGAAATGACTGCTATGGATAATAATGGCGAACGCATCAACATGACATTCGACATGCCTTCACGCGGAATTATCGGTTTACGTACCAACGTACTTACCGCATCTGCAGGAGAAGCTATCATGGCTCACCGTTTCAAGGAATATCAACCATTCAAGGGAGAGATTGAACGTCGTACTAACGGTTCTATTGTTGCAATGGAAGCAGGTACAGCATTCGCTTATGCACTTGACAAACTTCAGGATCGCGGTAAATTCTTTATCTTCCCTCAGGAAGAGGTTTATGCTGGACAGATCGTTGGCGAGCATTGCAAAGACAGTGACCTTGTAGTTAATGTAACTAAATCAAAGAAACTGACCAACACCCGTGCTTCCGGTACTGACGATAAAGCCAGAATCATTACTCCGATTGTCTTCTCACTTGAAGAAGCATTGGAATATATCAAGGAAGATGAATATGTTGAAATCACTCCTAAGCACATGCGTATGCGTAAGGTCATATTAGACGAAAACGAACGTAAGCGTAGCTCAAGATCATAA
- a CDS encoding XRE family transcriptional regulator — protein MDNSKIVGEKIKALREAKSISIDELAERSGLAVEQIERIENNIDLPSLAPLIKIARVLGVRLGTFLDDMDEQGPVLCRKEEASDTISFSNNAIHSRRHMEYHSLSKSKADRHMEPFIIDVAASSDNEFVLSSHEGEEFIMVMEGTMEINYGKDTYVLEEGDSIYYDSIVPHHVHAFEGQAAKILAVIYTPI, from the coding sequence ATGGACAATAGTAAAATTGTAGGAGAGAAGATTAAAGCACTTCGCGAAGCAAAGAGTATAAGTATTGATGAGCTGGCAGAACGTTCTGGTTTAGCAGTGGAACAGATTGAACGAATTGAAAATAATATAGATCTTCCATCTCTTGCTCCGCTGATTAAAATCGCACGGGTGCTTGGAGTACGCTTAGGTACATTCCTTGACGATATGGATGAACAGGGACCTGTACTTTGCCGTAAAGAAGAGGCTAGTGATACCATTAGCTTTTCGAATAATGCCATTCATTCACGTAGACACATGGAATACCATTCTCTTTCAAAATCGAAAGCGGACAGGCACATGGAACCTTTCATTATAGATGTGGCTGCAAGCTCGGATAATGAATTCGTACTCTCTTCGCACGAAGGGGAAGAATTTATCATGGTTATGGAAGGAACGATGGAAATTAACTATGGAAAAGATACGTATGTACTTGAAGAAGGCGATAGCATCTATTACGATTCTATTGTACCTCACCACGTACATGCTTTTGAAGGACAGGCAGCTAAAATATTGGCCGTAATCTATACTCCTATTTAA